One window of Fibrobacter sp. UWP2 genomic DNA carries:
- a CDS encoding complex I subunit 1 family protein codes for MDIIESKTWIEWVITIAKFAFCFVPVLYILLLIPMERRGAGFMQDRQGPNRSYIKIPYFGKIRLFGYVQNMCDGTKLFFKEMFAPAGVNRVLYYVAPAIPFAIVFLSPCVIPWFGPMVFDWGGKMVRIPGSIIDSDVGVLLLMGFSSLSAFGAILAGWASKSKYTFLGALRTSSMTISYEVCLGLSLMGVLLLAGSFNLTDIVTWQEHHVWGIVAQPVAFFCFLIASIAETGRAPFDVAEGEPELVAGYHTEYGAMQFGLFYMGEYSHICINSFLIATLFLGGYAVPFVTTETMQAHMGGALAILCGILAFLVLAFLHMLYRYSKKLAATKQTHRMVVLQEYKLYKLVAWVAVVVLVALGVASWFFYNPANFVVNGVAVGSLATAVGTALIHLLVLVVKSVFFCWVWIWVRWTLPRFRYDHVMNLGWKIILNVALLNLVVTAVIAKLLGGN; via the coding sequence ATGGATATTATTGAATCCAAAACCTGGATTGAATGGGTCATCACCATAGCGAAGTTCGCCTTCTGCTTTGTGCCGGTCCTTTACATCCTTCTTTTGATCCCGATGGAACGCCGCGGCGCTGGCTTTATGCAAGACCGCCAAGGCCCGAACCGTTCCTACATCAAGATTCCCTACTTTGGCAAAATCCGCCTGTTCGGCTATGTGCAGAACATGTGCGATGGAACCAAGCTGTTCTTCAAGGAAATGTTCGCGCCCGCGGGCGTGAACAGAGTGCTCTACTACGTGGCGCCGGCCATCCCGTTCGCTATCGTGTTCTTGAGCCCCTGCGTGATTCCGTGGTTCGGGCCGATGGTGTTCGACTGGGGCGGCAAGATGGTGCGCATTCCGGGCTCGATTATCGATTCCGACGTGGGCGTGCTCTTGCTCATGGGCTTCTCTTCGCTTTCCGCCTTCGGTGCGATTCTAGCGGGTTGGGCTTCCAAGTCCAAGTACACTTTCCTCGGTGCCCTGCGTACGAGTTCCATGACGATCAGTTACGAAGTCTGCCTGGGCCTCTCCCTCATGGGCGTGCTGCTCCTCGCGGGTTCCTTCAACCTGACCGACATCGTGACTTGGCAGGAACACCACGTGTGGGGCATCGTTGCCCAGCCGGTGGCGTTCTTCTGCTTCCTTATTGCAAGCATCGCCGAGACCGGCCGTGCCCCGTTTGACGTTGCCGAAGGTGAACCCGAACTGGTCGCCGGTTACCATACCGAATATGGCGCCATGCAGTTCGGCCTCTTCTACATGGGAGAATACTCCCACATTTGCATCAACAGCTTCCTCATCGCAACGCTCTTCTTGGGAGGCTATGCGGTTCCGTTCGTGACGACCGAGACCATGCAGGCCCACATGGGTGGCGCTCTCGCCATCCTTTGCGGAATCCTCGCGTTCCTCGTGCTCGCCTTCCTCCACATGCTTTACCGTTATTCCAAAAAGCTCGCTGCGACCAAGCAGACGCACCGCATGGTCGTGCTGCAAGAGTACAAGCTGTACAAGCTGGTCGCCTGGGTGGCGGTTGTTGTGCTCGTCGCCTTGGGTGTCGCCTCCTGGTTCTTCTATAACCCGGCGAACTTTGTGGTGAACGGCGTGGCCGTGGGCAGCCTTGCTACTGCCGTTGGCACAGCGCTTATCCACTTGCTCGTGCTCGTGGTCAAGAGCGTGTTCTTCTGCTGGGTGTGGATTTGGGTCCGCTGGACACTCCCGCGCTTCCGCTACGACCATGTGATGAACCTCGGCTGGAAGATCATCTTGAACGTTGCGTTGCTGAATCTCGTGGTGACTGCGGTCATCGCGAAACTCCTGGGAGGTAACTAA
- a CDS encoding NADH-quinone oxidoreductase subunit I, with the protein MARVIRQKPMNWIERLYIFECLRGLFTTLKHAARGLFRYETLPTISYPEGQPEIRNTYRAKHRLMLRPDGTPRCVACGMCAAACPAHCIFIEATQSDDPRIEKRVMRFDIDHLTCVFCGLCVEACPVDALRMDTKKIVFEHRTREEFVAHLSDLTDWDPADYPEDAQSQVAPGGTKNAEALKVWGMEVK; encoded by the coding sequence ATGGCTCGCGTTATTAGACAAAAACCCATGAACTGGATTGAACGCCTCTACATTTTTGAGTGCCTTAGGGGCTTGTTCACCACTTTGAAGCATGCGGCCCGCGGTCTGTTCCGCTACGAGACCCTCCCGACGATTTCTTACCCGGAAGGCCAACCCGAAATCCGCAACACTTACCGCGCCAAGCACCGCTTGATGCTCCGCCCTGATGGCACGCCCCGTTGCGTAGCTTGCGGCATGTGTGCGGCAGCCTGTCCGGCGCACTGCATTTTCATTGAGGCCACCCAGAGCGACGACCCGCGCATCGAAAAGCGCGTGATGCGCTTTGACATTGACCATTTGACTTGCGTGTTCTGCGGTCTTTGCGTCGAAGCCTGCCCGGTGGACGCCCTTCGTATGGATACGAAGAAGATTGTGTTTGAACACCGCACCCGCGAAGAATTTGTGGCCCACTTGAGCGACCTCACGGACTGGGATCCGGCGGATTACCCCGAAGACGCCCAGAGCCAAGTTGCCCCCGGTGGAACCAAAAATGCCGAGGCCCTCAAGGTCTGGGGAATGGAGGTTAAGTAA
- a CDS encoding NADH-quinone oxidoreductase subunit J, translating to MLALLYFIILAVIALGAAVCVLLSRHPLYGGLSLIVSMVSLAGIYGLVGSPFLGVVQIMVYAGAIMMLVTFVIMVLNGARDSHTPMFDKVSLFVIPAVIVLAGLVGFALVRAPLAFDAATLRGSVALTSRSLFDVAQTGPGYFMLFEVLGLLLLSAMVAAVLLAKKRLGSVASENTEEKH from the coding sequence ATGCTCGCTCTATTGTACTTCATTATCTTGGCGGTCATCGCCTTGGGTGCCGCGGTTTGCGTGCTCCTGAGCCGTCATCCGCTTTATGGTGGGCTTTCGCTCATCGTCTCGATGGTTTCCCTTGCCGGTATTTACGGCCTTGTTGGGAGCCCGTTTTTGGGAGTTGTGCAAATCATGGTCTACGCCGGAGCCATCATGATGCTCGTGACGTTCGTGATCATGGTGCTGAACGGCGCCCGCGATAGCCACACGCCCATGTTCGACAAGGTCTCGCTCTTTGTGATTCCTGCGGTCATCGTGCTTGCCGGCCTTGTGGGTTTTGCCCTGGTCCGTGCCCCGCTCGCCTTTGACGCGGCGACGCTTCGCGGTTCTGTGGCTCTCACTTCCCGTTCGCTCTTTGACGTGGCCCAGACGGGTCCGGGTTACTTTATGCTTTTTGAAGTCCTCGGTCTTTTGCTGCTTTCGGCTATGGTCGCCGCTGTGCTCCTCGCCAAAAAGCGCCTTGGCTCTGTGGCGTCTGAAAATACGGAGGAAAAACACTAA
- the nuoK gene encoding NADH-quinone oxidoreductase subunit NuoK translates to MELQPIFIQILALAIFAIGLMVAISRRNMFFVLMGIELALNAVNLSFVGFAKTLPADMSIAGQVVPLFAIAVAAAEACVGFAMVIMLFRKKESIDADNYSNMKG, encoded by the coding sequence ATGGAACTCCAGCCTATATTTATTCAGATTCTCGCCTTGGCGATTTTCGCCATCGGCCTCATGGTGGCGATTTCCCGCCGCAATATGTTCTTTGTGCTCATGGGCATTGAACTTGCCCTGAACGCCGTGAACTTGAGCTTTGTCGGTTTTGCAAAGACCTTGCCTGCCGACATGAGCATTGCGGGCCAGGTGGTTCCGCTGTTCGCTATCGCCGTTGCCGCCGCCGAGGCGTGCGTCGGTTTTGCCATGGTCATCATGTTGTTCCGCAAAAAGGAGAGCATCGATGCCGATAACTATTCGAACATGAAGGGGTAA
- the nuoL gene encoding NADH-quinone oxidoreductase subunit L codes for MTYLPLWLIPLFPLVATLLLGAIAVTSASSKKGPDEGIVGGLAVIFPALSFAVVAVLAYSMPEAGIRETLCNWIDIPMFKADFGFLFDGLSRIMLLFVTGIGTLITLYSIGYMHGDRGFARFFAYINLFLFSMIVLVLSDSLLLTFLGWEGVGLCSYLLIGFWNKDLNNCKAANKAFIVNRVGDIGFLLGMLCLVTIGGAGILNYDALNQFIQMIVAGNHVDIVIPVLSLAGLLFFIGCTGKSAQIPLLTWLPDAMAGPTPVSALIHAATMVTSGVYLLARLGNMFALLPLILNIITVIGMFTALWAAIAGLFQNDIKKVLAYSTISQLGYMFMAAGVCAYDASIFHVFTHAFFKAALFLGAGAVIHALAGEQDMRKMGGLIKKTPVTACVMIFAFLAIIGFPGFAGFWSKDLILERLFMNGSAGVVFYTVGLFTAVITAVYMSRLMILTFFGEYRGSKESEEHIHEAPASMLIPMVVLAFGAIFAGYLWADSMGIKFFSETLAPVVGAAQAYNAPAHAHVNPMIFAGLGTLAALVGMFIAYKVYGKARVPAAKGSSAPEGYKATWTFFFDILHKYCGIIPVTILAWICDVVVDKILQAIQWTVGAIATIVGDGATVFQVRKVRLQVAFSIVGVAALVLVVLLTGGIV; via the coding sequence ATGACATATTTACCGCTTTGGCTCATTCCTCTGTTCCCGCTGGTGGCGACCCTCTTGCTGGGCGCTATCGCGGTGACTTCCGCTTCCAGCAAAAAGGGACCCGATGAGGGAATCGTTGGCGGTCTTGCCGTCATTTTCCCGGCGCTCTCATTTGCCGTAGTCGCGGTCCTCGCTTACTCCATGCCCGAGGCCGGCATTCGCGAAACGCTTTGCAACTGGATTGACATTCCCATGTTCAAGGCCGATTTCGGATTCCTGTTCGACGGTCTTTCACGCATCATGCTCCTCTTTGTGACGGGCATCGGCACCCTCATCACGCTGTACTCGATTGGTTACATGCATGGCGATCGCGGCTTTGCGCGTTTCTTTGCCTACATCAACCTCTTCCTCTTCAGCATGATTGTGCTCGTGCTCTCCGACAGCTTGCTCTTGACGTTCCTCGGTTGGGAAGGCGTGGGCCTTTGCTCTTACCTGCTCATCGGTTTCTGGAACAAGGACCTCAATAACTGCAAGGCGGCGAACAAGGCTTTCATTGTGAACCGCGTTGGCGATATTGGGTTCCTGCTCGGCATGCTCTGCCTCGTCACTATCGGTGGCGCCGGCATTTTGAATTACGATGCGCTGAACCAGTTTATCCAGATGATTGTTGCCGGGAACCATGTCGACATCGTGATTCCGGTACTCTCTCTGGCAGGCCTTCTCTTCTTTATCGGTTGTACGGGCAAGTCCGCCCAGATTCCGCTCCTCACTTGGCTTCCCGATGCCATGGCGGGTCCGACTCCGGTTTCGGCCCTTATCCATGCGGCGACGATGGTGACTAGCGGTGTCTACCTGTTGGCGCGCCTTGGCAATATGTTCGCGCTTTTGCCGCTGATCCTGAACATCATTACGGTCATCGGCATGTTCACGGCTCTCTGGGCCGCCATTGCAGGCCTCTTCCAGAATGACATCAAAAAGGTGCTCGCTTATTCGACCATCAGCCAGTTGGGCTACATGTTCATGGCGGCAGGCGTTTGCGCCTATGACGCCTCCATTTTCCATGTATTCACCCACGCCTTCTTCAAGGCGGCGCTCTTCCTTGGCGCCGGTGCCGTGATCCACGCGCTCGCCGGTGAACAGGACATGCGCAAGATGGGCGGCCTTATCAAGAAGACTCCGGTGACGGCTTGCGTCATGATTTTCGCGTTCCTCGCGATTATCGGCTTCCCGGGCTTTGCCGGCTTCTGGTCCAAGGACTTGATTTTGGAAAGGCTGTTCATGAACGGCTCTGCCGGTGTGGTGTTCTATACAGTCGGCCTCTTCACGGCTGTGATTACCGCAGTGTACATGAGCCGCCTGATGATCCTCACTTTCTTTGGCGAGTATCGCGGTTCCAAGGAGAGCGAGGAGCATATTCACGAGGCTCCGGCTTCGATGCTCATCCCGATGGTGGTGCTCGCGTTCGGTGCAATCTTTGCCGGTTACCTGTGGGCCGATTCCATGGGCATCAAGTTCTTTAGCGAGACGCTCGCCCCGGTGGTTGGCGCTGCCCAGGCCTACAACGCCCCGGCGCACGCCCATGTGAACCCGATGATCTTTGCCGGTCTTGGAACGCTTGCCGCTCTGGTCGGTATGTTCATTGCCTACAAGGTTTACGGCAAGGCCCGTGTTCCTGCCGCCAAGGGATCCTCTGCCCCCGAGGGCTACAAGGCCACTTGGACGTTCTTCTTCGATATCCTGCACAAGTATTGCGGCATCATTCCGGTGACCATATTGGCTTGGATTTGCGATGTCGTGGTCGACAAGATTTTGCAAGCTATCCAATGGACTGTCGGAGCTATTGCCACAATCGTGGGCGACGGCGCTACGGTTTTCCAGGTCCGCAAGGTTCGCCTGCAGGTGGCGTTTAGCATAGTAGGCGTCGCCGCACTTGTTCTAGTTGTACTTTTGACTGGAGGGATTGTCTAA
- a CDS encoding NuoM family protein — translation MLLHLLVIAPFIAAILMVATSKEDPSSSSRLAFLFGIGFVALSVMLVANGNMATNPVEWFRIPGTKGPVFYYLYSHGLGAWMVFLSCTLSLVALVIARATTCKNYRNFAIGIFSLMGAMNGTFLAADAVLFFFFFEAMVIPAAVLIAGFGGKDRSKAAMTFAIYTLVGSAPMMVALWYLLTIADNSLLLSLAVALQSLPADRQMVILASFLLAFLVKTPIFPFHGWQAITYAEAPAPLSAILTGAMSKAGVFGFIAWVLPIFPLSMNVVTVMMWLGLVTAVYGALMALRATDGKKLLAFSSMSHLGLAVAGVFSLSEAMLPAVLVLLVAHGISAGAQFFLMGVAERMTGTRELDQLGGLASKNPVFSTLFGAAGIMSLAVPGTAGFVGEFTVLLSLWDMGPFPALVMGFSMILSAAYMLRFIQKVIFGKQAREYEEGKRISGLEGASIGVMTALLLVFGFHPAFITNSLHLFDEQAVEQMADVNKMLDGDAEDADEEEADEPVQAMTDEEIARLDSTLKANGFSDEERKSLIAQVTGMTDQLAAADSADAAKAAGSAAATDSAKTNVEALDKEASHD, via the coding sequence ATGCTGTTGCATCTCCTTGTCATTGCCCCGTTTATTGCCGCCATCCTCATGGTGGCGACTTCCAAGGAAGACCCCAGTTCTTCTTCGCGTTTGGCGTTCTTGTTTGGCATTGGCTTTGTCGCCCTCTCGGTGATGCTTGTGGCCAACGGCAACATGGCGACCAACCCCGTGGAATGGTTCCGTATTCCCGGGACCAAGGGCCCGGTCTTCTATTACCTGTATAGCCATGGGCTGGGTGCTTGGATGGTGTTCCTGTCTTGCACCCTCTCACTTGTGGCGCTTGTTATTGCCCGCGCGACAACTTGCAAAAACTACCGCAACTTCGCCATTGGCATCTTTAGCCTGATGGGCGCCATGAACGGCACCTTCCTCGCTGCCGATGCCGTGCTGTTCTTCTTCTTCTTCGAAGCCATGGTGATTCCGGCCGCGGTGCTTATCGCTGGCTTTGGCGGCAAGGACCGTAGCAAGGCCGCGATGACCTTTGCTATTTACACGTTGGTGGGCTCCGCCCCGATGATGGTCGCCTTGTGGTACTTGCTCACGATTGCTGACAACTCTTTGTTGCTCTCCCTCGCGGTCGCTCTGCAGAGCCTCCCGGCCGATAGGCAAATGGTTATTCTCGCAAGCTTCTTGCTAGCCTTCCTTGTGAAGACTCCTATCTTCCCGTTCCACGGTTGGCAGGCAATCACCTATGCCGAGGCCCCGGCTCCGCTTTCGGCCATCCTCACGGGTGCCATGAGCAAGGCGGGTGTGTTTGGCTTTATCGCCTGGGTGCTCCCCATTTTCCCGCTCTCCATGAACGTGGTCACGGTCATGATGTGGCTGGGACTTGTGACGGCTGTTTACGGTGCCCTGATGGCGCTCCGTGCCACCGACGGCAAAAAGCTGTTGGCGTTTAGCTCCATGAGCCACTTGGGTCTTGCCGTGGCGGGTGTGTTCAGCCTTTCGGAGGCGATGCTCCCCGCGGTTCTCGTTCTCTTGGTCGCCCATGGAATTTCTGCCGGTGCGCAGTTCTTCTTGATGGGCGTTGCCGAGCGCATGACTGGCACTCGCGAACTCGACCAGCTTGGTGGTCTCGCCAGCAAGAATCCTGTGTTCAGCACCCTCTTTGGGGCTGCCGGTATTATGAGCCTTGCGGTTCCCGGTACGGCGGGCTTTGTCGGTGAATTCACGGTGCTCCTCTCCCTGTGGGATATGGGGCCGTTCCCGGCCTTGGTCATGGGCTTCAGCATGATTCTCTCGGCCGCCTACATGCTCCGCTTTATCCAGAAGGTCATCTTTGGCAAGCAGGCTCGCGAATACGAAGAAGGCAAGCGGATTTCTGGTTTGGAAGGCGCCTCCATTGGCGTCATGACCGCGCTCCTCTTGGTGTTCGGTTTCCATCCCGCCTTCATTACCAATTCCCTCCACTTGTTCGATGAACAGGCTGTTGAACAAATGGCTGACGTCAACAAGATGCTCGACGGCGATGCCGAAGATGCCGACGAGGAAGAAGCCGATGAACCGGTGCAGGCGATGACCGACGAGGAAATCGCCCGGCTCGATTCGACGCTCAAGGCGAACGGCTTTAGCGACGAGGAACGCAAGTCCCTCATTGCCCAGGTGACGGGCATGACGGACCAGCTGGCTGCCGCCGATTCCGCCGATGCGGCGAAGGCCGCCGGCTCCGCAGCCGCTACGGATTCTGCCAAAACAAATGTTGAAGCTCTGGACAAGGAGGCTTCCCATGACTAA